The following are from one region of the Anaeropeptidivorans aminofermentans genome:
- a CDS encoding FtsW/RodA/SpoVE family cell cycle protein, whose amino-acid sequence MANTGNSKRGSASRSDLKVIEVRNIDYTILITVILLVLIGIVMVFSSSYYVASTSSKFGNNMYSLVRSQSFAAIIGVAAMLFMSNINYRYLKKFGTLFYIVSIILLIITSLFGKESGGARRWLPLPIPGLTQFQPSELAKISIILFVAQIISTYKNSASSLKGLAFLGGTIGICAGIIAVGTSNLSTALIITIIGAGMIFIASPYTAIFVIVAVLGVVALVILLATGTGYRSKRFTAWLDPFSDPTDKGFQTIQSLYAIASGGIFGLGLTQSRQKLGFIPEAHNDIIFSIICEELGLVGAGLVLFLFGVLLWRILKTAINAPDLYGSLVAAGVGLMIGSQVLVNIAVVTNSIPNTGVPLPFISHGGTSIAILLFSVGIVLNISRYSKG is encoded by the coding sequence ATGGCAAATACAGGGAATTCAAAAAGGGGCTCGGCTTCCAGATCAGATTTAAAAGTAATAGAGGTCAGGAACATAGACTATACGATTTTAATAACCGTAATTCTCCTTGTGCTGATAGGCATTGTTATGGTCTTTAGCTCAAGCTATTATGTAGCGTCTACCAGCTCTAAGTTCGGGAACAATATGTATTCCCTTGTACGCTCTCAGTCGTTTGCGGCAATTATAGGGGTTGCCGCTATGCTTTTTATGTCAAATATCAACTATAGATATTTGAAAAAGTTCGGAACTTTATTTTATATTGTTTCTATCATACTTCTTATTATAACATCTTTATTTGGAAAAGAATCAGGAGGAGCAAGAAGGTGGCTTCCCTTGCCTATACCGGGGCTTACACAGTTCCAGCCTTCGGAGCTTGCTAAAATTTCCATTATACTTTTTGTGGCCCAGATAATATCTACATATAAAAACAGCGCAAGCAGTTTGAAAGGCCTTGCCTTTCTCGGCGGAACCATCGGCATTTGCGCAGGAATCATTGCCGTAGGTACTTCAAACTTAAGTACGGCGCTTATCATCACCATTATAGGAGCCGGAATGATATTTATTGCAAGTCCATATACGGCCATATTTGTTATAGTGGCAGTTTTAGGTGTGGTTGCCCTTGTAATACTTCTTGCAACGGGAACAGGATATCGAAGCAAGCGGTTTACCGCATGGCTGGATCCTTTTTCAGACCCTACGGATAAAGGCTTTCAGACGATACAGTCCTTATATGCCATAGCTTCCGGGGGAATATTCGGTCTTGGCCTTACGCAAAGCCGTCAGAAGCTTGGATTTATTCCAGAGGCCCATAATGATATTATTTTCTCCATAATATGTGAAGAGCTGGGGCTTGTGGGAGCTGGGCTGGTGTTATTTCTTTTCGGAGTTCTCCTTTGGAGAATATTAAAAACAGCCATTAATGCCCCAGACTTATACGGCTCTCTTGTAGCCGCAGGGGTAGGGCTCATGATAGGAAGTCAAGTTCTTGTAAATATCGCTGTTGTAACCAACAGCATACCCAATACAGGGGTTCCTCTTCCTTTTATAAGCCACGGCGGAACATCTATAGCCATATTATTATTTTCTGTAGGCATAGTCCTTAATATTTCCAGATATTCAAAGGGATGA